Proteins encoded by one window of Dietzia sp. B32:
- a CDS encoding type 1 glutamine amidotransferase domain-containing protein has protein sequence MTETQDVGTDPRTVAFLVASEGIERVELTEPWDAVSDAGHRPVLVSTEDGEVELVDHLSPAGTRPVDRTSADISAADVDVLVLPGGVANPDALRRDQHAVTLVREMVEAGKPVFAICHAPWVLIEADVVRGRKVTSYPSLRTDLVNAGAEWVDSELVSDDGIFTSRRPDDLPAFCEAILGAARGSA, from the coding sequence ATGACCGAGACACAGGATGTAGGCACCGACCCCCGTACCGTCGCTTTCCTCGTGGCCTCCGAGGGCATCGAGCGCGTCGAGCTCACCGAACCGTGGGACGCCGTCTCCGACGCCGGCCACCGGCCGGTCCTCGTCAGTACGGAGGACGGCGAGGTGGAGCTGGTCGATCATCTCAGCCCCGCCGGCACCCGACCGGTGGACCGCACGAGCGCGGACATCTCCGCCGCCGATGTGGACGTCCTCGTCCTGCCCGGCGGCGTGGCCAACCCGGACGCCCTGCGCCGCGACCAGCACGCCGTGACCCTCGTGCGCGAGATGGTCGAGGCCGGCAAGCCGGTGTTCGCCATCTGCCACGCGCCGTGGGTGCTCATCGAGGCCGACGTGGTCCGCGGACGCAAGGTCACCTCCTACCCGAGCCTGCGGACCGACCTGGTCAACGCCGGCGCGGAGTGGGTCGACTCCGAACTCGTCAGCGACGACGGGATCTTCACCAGTCGCCGACCCGACGACCTGCCGGCCTTCTGCGAGGCGATCCTCGGTGCGGCCCGGGGGTCGGCCTAG
- a CDS encoding adenylate/guanylate cyclase domain-containing protein — MRIDLSLLRRPELGSVLLGREEESGRLRAIRVRVLLVLTLLASNLVGVAVAVVLVFFVLPGPAVLSREFLVPSVIVVPVYVTLAIIVGTVWVTTVVYRRVRWFLDGRDPTDRERVATLRLPGRVTVIQAFLWLLGAAVVTPAYGLVDPSSIPVVGFTIVFAGMVVCGAAFLLADFGLRPVAAVALSTGRAPRTRFLGAMTRLRVVWALGSGVPITGLIIVAIYTLAGRALSLERLAVVVIVLGVTSLLAGFLLISLATGSMLGPLRSVRWAMQDISDGTLSRRVVVYDATELGELQRGFNQMAAGLQERERLRDLFGRHVGRDVAEAAELDDPELGGRDSRVGVVFVDLIGSTEMAVRSDASEVVDVLNRFFSVVVETVEEYDGIVDSFLGDAALVVFGAPRSMADPATATLACARALGERLPSRVPDCRAGIGASYGDVVAGYVGSDDRFEYTVIGDAVNEASRLCELAKEQPGLVLASGVAADAAAESERRLWQEVGSEVVRGRDQPTRLCAPTPA, encoded by the coding sequence GTGCGAATAGACCTGTCCCTGCTGCGCCGCCCCGAGTTGGGATCGGTGCTGCTCGGACGGGAGGAGGAGTCCGGTCGCCTGCGTGCGATCCGTGTCCGCGTCCTGCTGGTCCTGACGCTTCTCGCCTCCAACCTGGTGGGCGTCGCGGTGGCGGTGGTGCTGGTCTTCTTCGTGTTGCCCGGCCCGGCGGTGCTGTCCCGGGAGTTCCTCGTCCCCTCCGTGATCGTGGTGCCCGTGTACGTGACGCTGGCGATCATCGTGGGCACGGTCTGGGTCACCACCGTCGTCTATCGCCGGGTCCGGTGGTTCCTCGACGGCCGGGACCCCACCGACCGCGAGCGGGTCGCGACGCTGCGTCTGCCCGGCCGGGTCACCGTCATCCAGGCCTTCCTGTGGCTGCTCGGCGCGGCCGTCGTCACCCCCGCGTACGGCCTGGTCGACCCGTCGTCGATCCCGGTCGTGGGGTTCACCATCGTCTTCGCGGGCATGGTCGTGTGCGGCGCCGCGTTCCTGCTGGCCGACTTCGGCCTGCGTCCGGTCGCGGCGGTCGCGCTGTCCACGGGACGTGCGCCGCGGACCCGGTTCCTCGGCGCCATGACGCGGCTCCGGGTGGTGTGGGCCCTGGGCAGCGGCGTGCCCATCACGGGCCTGATCATCGTCGCGATCTACACACTCGCGGGTCGTGCCCTGTCACTGGAACGCCTCGCCGTCGTCGTCATCGTCCTGGGCGTCACGTCCCTCCTGGCCGGGTTCCTGCTCATCTCCCTGGCCACCGGATCGATGCTCGGGCCGCTGCGCAGTGTGCGGTGGGCGATGCAGGACATCAGCGACGGCACCCTGTCGCGACGCGTGGTGGTCTACGACGCCACCGAGCTCGGCGAGCTGCAACGCGGCTTCAACCAAATGGCGGCCGGGCTGCAGGAGCGCGAGCGGCTGCGGGACCTGTTCGGTCGGCACGTCGGTCGCGACGTCGCCGAGGCCGCCGAACTGGACGATCCCGAGCTGGGCGGGCGCGACTCGCGCGTGGGGGTGGTGTTCGTCGACCTCATCGGGTCCACCGAGATGGCCGTGCGGTCCGACGCGTCCGAGGTCGTGGACGTGCTCAACCGGTTCTTCTCGGTGGTCGTGGAGACCGTGGAGGAGTACGACGGCATCGTGGACAGCTTCCTCGGCGACGCCGCGCTCGTGGTGTTCGGCGCGCCCCGGTCGATGGCGGACCCGGCGACCGCGACGCTGGCCTGCGCGCGGGCGCTGGGTGAGCGTCTGCCCTCCCGGGTGCCGGACTGCCGCGCCGGCATCGGGGCGTCCTACGGGGACGTGGTGGCCGGGTACGTCGGCTCGGACGACCGGTTCGAGTACACCGTCATCGGCGACGCGGTGAACGAGGCCTCGCGACTGTGTGAGCTCGCCAAGGAGCAGCCCGGCCTCGTGCTGGCCTCCGGGGTCGCCGCCGACGCCGCCGCGGAGTCCGAGCGGCGGCTCTGGCAGGAGGTGGGGTCCGAGGTCGTGCGTGGGCGGGACCAGCCCACCCGGCTGTGCGCGCCGACGCCCGCCTGA
- a CDS encoding glycosyltransferase, whose amino-acid sequence MIGVYVHNRGRGHLHRVLPVVAALRDRGEEVTMLVTGPLDDSQRPRGTRVVHLPVEDAPRGRPAGPGPQGPGSLDGPGPEDITLGARRAAVAWIDRVQPRAFWVDSSPGMSLAARMTGTPMVSTLPPGVRDDEPHLLRCRAAERLIGAWPPGVHRETVARTDSRVSEIGGVSRFERRGREPRARRRPRVVHLNASGTDGDHRFWRAVRTTTAELGVADWVELGGPDGEWHEDPWPVLSSADVVVTGAGQASVADAACADVPLVVVPGKHAYGEYDATAEALDSIPGATVMRYGDGPTAVAHAVRKQVDRSLDGEAAGIRTWWGVDGAASRAAEVIRSAVTTTR is encoded by the coding sequence ATGATCGGCGTGTACGTCCACAACCGTGGGCGCGGGCACCTGCACAGGGTGCTGCCGGTCGTCGCCGCACTCCGCGACCGGGGTGAGGAGGTCACCATGCTGGTGACCGGCCCCCTCGACGACTCCCAGCGGCCCCGCGGCACGCGGGTCGTCCACCTGCCGGTCGAGGACGCGCCGCGGGGTCGGCCCGCGGGGCCCGGGCCGCAGGGGCCGGGGTCGCTGGATGGGCCGGGGCCGGAGGACATCACCCTCGGCGCGCGCCGTGCCGCCGTGGCGTGGATCGACCGCGTGCAGCCGCGCGCGTTCTGGGTCGACTCGTCCCCGGGCATGTCGCTGGCGGCCCGCATGACCGGCACGCCCATGGTGAGCACGCTGCCCCCCGGGGTGCGCGACGACGAACCGCACCTGCTGAGATGCCGGGCGGCCGAGAGGCTGATCGGCGCCTGGCCGCCGGGAGTGCACCGGGAGACGGTGGCGCGGACCGACTCGCGGGTGAGCGAGATCGGCGGCGTCTCCCGGTTCGAGCGGCGTGGTCGCGAACCGCGGGCTCGTCGTCGTCCCCGTGTTGTCCACCTCAACGCCTCCGGCACCGACGGCGACCACCGCTTCTGGCGTGCCGTGCGCACCACCACCGCGGAGCTGGGCGTGGCGGACTGGGTCGAGCTGGGGGGACCCGACGGCGAGTGGCACGAGGACCCCTGGCCCGTGCTGAGCTCGGCCGATGTCGTGGTCACCGGCGCCGGGCAGGCGTCCGTCGCGGATGCCGCCTGCGCCGATGTCCCGTTGGTGGTGGTCCCCGGCAAGCACGCCTACGGCGAGTACGACGCCACGGCGGAGGCTCTGGACTCGATCCCCGGCGCGACCGTCATGCGGTACGGCGACGGCCCGACGGCCGTCGCGCACGCGGTGCGCAAACAGGTGGACCGCTCCCTCGACGGCGAGGCCGCCGGGATCCGGACGTGGTGGGGGGTGGACGGGGCGGCGTCCCGCGCCGCGGAGGTCATCCGGTCAGCGGTGACGACG
- a CDS encoding DUF2993 domain-containing protein, with product MSRRDRMDRNRRGGGRRRGCGGCGCSLIVLLLLLVGLVVAAEFGARWYLSDRAEREASAKLGAPVSVGFGSSPVLWDLATERAVDSVRLTSPGDATVPRIDVTGYSVSLVDGAIRAATADGTATLSGEQLAAAAAEGNPAEGSPVAGLTEVRAVRPDAPAGLLRADVGGVAEIGVVPGVSDGQLTLTPQETALLGFPLPDGLFSGITGTVDSTMASLPEGVVIEDARVVDDGLEVMLGGRDVVLR from the coding sequence ATGAGCAGACGAGATCGCATGGACCGCAACCGGCGTGGCGGCGGCAGGCGTAGAGGCTGTGGCGGGTGCGGGTGTTCGCTGATCGTGTTGCTCCTGTTGCTGGTGGGCCTGGTCGTCGCGGCGGAGTTCGGCGCGCGCTGGTACCTGTCGGACCGGGCCGAGCGCGAGGCGTCCGCGAAGCTCGGCGCCCCGGTGTCGGTGGGGTTCGGTTCCAGTCCCGTGTTGTGGGACCTCGCCACCGAGCGGGCCGTGGACTCGGTCCGCCTCACCTCCCCCGGTGACGCCACCGTGCCCCGGATCGACGTGACCGGGTACTCGGTCTCCCTGGTGGACGGCGCGATCCGTGCCGCGACCGCCGACGGCACCGCCACCCTCAGCGGGGAGCAGCTCGCGGCGGCCGCCGCGGAGGGCAACCCGGCGGAGGGCTCGCCGGTCGCCGGCCTGACGGAGGTGCGCGCGGTCCGTCCCGACGCGCCGGCCGGCCTGCTGCGCGCCGACGTCGGCGGCGTCGCCGAGATCGGGGTGGTGCCCGGCGTGTCCGACGGGCAGCTCACGCTCACCCCGCAGGAGACCGCGCTGCTGGGGTTCCCGCTGCCGGACGGGCTGTTCTCCGGCATCACCGGCACCGTCGACTCGACCATGGCGTCACTGCCCGAGGGCGTGGTGATCGAGGACGCGCGGGTGGTCGACGACGGCCTCGAGGTGATGCTCGGCGGGCGTGACGTGGTGTTGCGCTAG
- a CDS encoding DEAD/DEAH box helicase, translating to MSRSFADLGVPSPLLDVLNGAGITTPTPIQSATLPDALSGRDVLGRGRTGSGKTYAFCLPLVARLAASGGRRARNSPRGLILAPTRELARQIDETLAPLANSMGLKTTVIFGGVSQGRQVEALNRGVDIVVACPGRLEDLMGQKHCRMDSIEVSVLDEADHMADLGFLPGVTRILSATPARAQRLLFSATLDSGVQKLVTKFLTDPVDHSVDDGTATSGPTAHHVVHVDADDRVRALADLAVAHPRTVMFTRTKHGAKRLAKQLTGRGVVSVDLHGNLSQNARVRNLDAFSSGEATVLVATDIAARGIHVDDVGLVVHADPPAEHKAYVHRSGRTARAGAVGTVVTVATSDQVREVRSLLRAAGVTAGEIQLPVGADAAVALADAPEPPAHVPSDDGAEGQSVRGQARRSRGQGRQSQNQQRQGRGGGGGGGGGQSRDGGQGRSGGQSRDGADQDRQVRARSDRDGAERGGRDQQGSGNGGARRRRPQTADAHGAGRQGSARQGSGARGTGGQRSGGQGSATQGSGARQSVGQAAGRPRSDQRRRSTRTAG from the coding sequence TTGTCACGTTCTTTCGCCGATCTCGGCGTGCCTTCCCCCCTGCTCGACGTCCTGAACGGCGCGGGCATCACCACCCCGACGCCCATCCAGTCCGCCACGCTCCCGGACGCCCTGTCCGGCCGTGACGTGCTGGGCCGCGGCCGGACCGGCTCGGGCAAGACCTACGCGTTCTGCCTCCCGCTCGTCGCCCGCCTGGCCGCGTCCGGCGGCCGCCGCGCCCGCAATTCCCCGCGCGGACTGATTCTGGCGCCCACCCGTGAGCTCGCCCGGCAGATCGACGAGACGCTGGCGCCGCTGGCCAATTCCATGGGCCTGAAGACCACCGTCATCTTCGGCGGCGTCTCGCAGGGCCGTCAGGTCGAGGCGCTGAACCGTGGTGTCGACATCGTGGTGGCCTGTCCGGGCCGGCTCGAGGACCTCATGGGCCAGAAGCACTGCCGCATGGACTCGATCGAGGTCAGCGTCCTGGACGAGGCCGATCACATGGCCGATCTGGGCTTCCTGCCCGGTGTCACCCGCATCCTGTCTGCCACCCCGGCCCGTGCGCAGCGGCTGCTGTTCTCCGCGACCCTGGACTCCGGCGTCCAGAAGCTGGTCACCAAGTTCCTCACCGACCCCGTGGACCACTCGGTCGACGACGGCACCGCCACCTCCGGCCCGACCGCCCACCACGTGGTGCATGTCGATGCCGACGACCGCGTCCGCGCCCTGGCCGATCTGGCCGTGGCGCATCCGCGGACCGTGATGTTCACCCGCACCAAGCACGGTGCGAAGCGTCTGGCCAAGCAGCTCACCGGCCGCGGGGTGGTGAGCGTCGACCTGCACGGCAACCTGTCGCAGAACGCCCGTGTGCGCAACCTCGACGCGTTCTCCTCCGGTGAGGCGACCGTGCTCGTGGCCACCGACATCGCGGCCCGCGGCATCCACGTCGACGACGTCGGGCTGGTCGTCCACGCCGACCCGCCGGCCGAGCACAAGGCCTACGTCCACCGCTCGGGCCGCACCGCCCGGGCCGGGGCCGTCGGCACCGTCGTCACCGTCGCCACCTCCGATCAGGTCCGCGAGGTGCGGTCGCTGCTGCGCGCGGCCGGGGTCACCGCCGGCGAGATTCAGCTGCCCGTCGGCGCCGATGCCGCGGTGGCGCTGGCCGACGCCCCCGAGCCGCCCGCCCACGTGCCGTCCGACGACGGCGCCGAGGGCCAGTCCGTCCGTGGGCAGGCCCGTCGCAGCCGCGGCCAGGGCCGGCAGAGCCAGAACCAGCAGCGTCAGGGCCGCGGAGGCGGTGGCGGTGGCGGTGGCGGTCAGAGCCGCGACGGCGGGCAGGGTCGTTCGGGCGGTCAGAGCCGCGACGGCGCCGACCAGGACCGCCAGGTCCGGGCCCGTTCGGACCGCGACGGCGCAGAGCGCGGTGGCCGCGACCAGCAGGGTTCCGGCAACGGCGGCGCTCGTCGTCGTCGCCCCCAGACCGCCGACGCCCACGGTGCGGGCCGTCAGGGCTCCGCGCGTCAGGGCTCCGGCGCCCGCGGCACGGGTGGGCAGCGCTCGGGCGGTCAGGGTTCCGCGACCCAGGGCTCCGGCGCCCGCCAGTCGGTGGGCCAGGCGGCCGGACGGCCCCGCAGCGACCAGCGTCGCCGCTCCACCCGCACCGCCGGCTGA